Proteins encoded together in one Dasypus novemcinctus isolate mDasNov1 chromosome 9, mDasNov1.1.hap2, whole genome shotgun sequence window:
- the DRAXIN gene encoding draxin isoform X1 — MRQRMAIWRVCVVRDQGRPPGVVRGRTVLCGEPFSRTQREEAMAGLATPPAPLLLLALLGLLELGQAGSLVPGTPARNLPENHMALSGPALWMPQAIYHHRRGPGKKERGPGVPGWAQDGAVVATTRQASRLPGTGGLPAVQSPAGLLRDKDLLLGLAQPYPEMESLSLGPERVKKPGREHKRRRDRLKLHRGQALVRGPSSLMRKAELAEEQAPDAALEESSTSLAPTLLFLATSEVAPATEESPVLPVTSLRPQVQPRPDGEVMPTLDMALFDWTDYEDLKPEVWPSAKKKERHRSKPSSGGNETAPAEGEPCHHHQDCLPGTCCDLRERLCTPHNRGLNNKCFDDCMCAEGLRCYAKFHRNRRVTRRKGRCVEPETANDEQGSFINV, encoded by the exons ATGAGACAAAGAATGGCAATTTGGAGGGTCTGTGTCGTGAGGGACCAAGGGAGGCCTCCGGGAGTCGTAAGGGGAAGGACGGTTCTTTGCGGTGAGCCGTTTTCCAGAACACAAAG GGAGGAGGCCATGGCTGGGCTCGCCACCCCCCCTGCCCCGCTGCTGCTGCTTGCCCTCCTGGGGCTCCTGGAACTGGGCCAGGCCGGCTCCCTGGTGCCTGGAACCCCCGCCCGGAATCTCCCCGAGAATCACATGGCTCTCTCAGGCCCAGCACTGTGGATGCCTCAGGCCATCTACCACCACCGGCGGGGCCCGGGCAAGAAGGAGCGGGGCCCAGGTGTGCCCGGCTGGGCCCAGGACGGGGCTGTGGTCGCCACCACCAGGCAGGCCTCCAGGCTGCCGGGAACGGGAGGTCTGCCAGCCGTGCAGAGTCCTGCAGGCCTGCTGAGGGACAAGGACCTGCTCCTGGGGCTGGCACAGCCCTACCCGGAAATGGAGAGCCTGTCTCTAGGGCCAGAGCGGGTGAAGAAGCCCGGCAGAGAGCACAAGAGACGCAGGGACAGGTTGAAACTGCACCGAG GCCAGGCTTTGGTCCGAGGCCCCAGCTCGCTGATGAGGAAGGCAGAGCTCGCCGAAGAGCAGGCGCCCGACGCCGCCCTGGAGGAGTCCTCCACCAGCCTGGCCCCCACCCTGCTCTTCCTAGCCACCTCGGAGGTGGCACCTGCCACGGAAGAGTCCCCGGTCCTGCCCGTCACGTCCCTGCGGCCCCAG GTGCAGCCCCGGCCTGACGGCGAGGTGATGCCCACGCTGGACATGGCCTTGTTTGACTGGACAGACTATGAGGACTTAAAACCAGAGGTCTGGCCCTCCGCAAAGAAGAAGG AGAGACACCGGAGTAAGCCCTCCAGCGGTGGGAACGAGACAGCCCCTGCTGAAGGGGAGCCGTGCCACCATCACCAGGACTGCCTGCCAG GGACCTGCTGCGACCTGCGGGAGCGCCTCTGCACGCCGCACAACCGAGGCCTCAACAACAAGTGCTTTGACGACTGCATGTGTGCCGAAG